One window from the genome of Chloroflexota bacterium encodes:
- a CDS encoding hydrogenase iron-sulfur subunit, giving the protein MAMSWEPKIVGFLCNWCSYRGADLAGIARIHSAPNVRVIRVPCSTRVEPSFVLKAFRSGADGVLILGCHPGDCHYIEGNYKTMRRVPLLKKMLAQFGIEEERLRLSWVSASEGAKYASIVNDMTEKVRALGPLNLNNAGGKHGKD; this is encoded by the coding sequence ATGGCTATGAGCTGGGAACCAAAGATCGTTGGGTTCTTGTGTAACTGGTGCTCTTACCGCGGGGCTGATCTTGCTGGCATTGCACGCATACACTCTGCCCCAAATGTGAGGGTCATCAGAGTGCCTTGCAGCACCAGGGTTGAGCCGTCTTTTGTACTGAAAGCCTTCCGCTCTGGTGCCGATGGGGTCCTTATTCTCGGCTGTCACCCAGGGGATTGCCACTACATTGAGGGAAACTATAAAACAATGCGGCGGGTGCCATTGCTGAAAAAAATGTTAGCCCAGTTTGGCATTGAAGAGGAACGGCTTCGCTTAAGCTGGGTTTCTGCTTCTGAAGGCGCTAAGTATGCCTCGATAGTAAATGACATGACGGAGAAGGTCAGAGCCCTCGGTCCATTGAACCTGAACAACGCGGGGGGTAAGCATGGCAAAGATTAA